One window of Bacillus alkalicellulosilyticus genomic DNA carries:
- the spoVM gene encoding stage V sporulation protein SpoVM yields the protein MKFYTIKLPKFIGGCVRAILSSFKKG from the coding sequence ATGAAATTTTATACGATTAAACTACCTAAGTTCATAGGTGGTTGTGTGAGAGCCATTTTAAGTTCGTTTAAAAAGGGGTAA